The nucleotide window ACCTCATTACGTTGCAGTTGCagctggaaaaaaaaacatttcagatCATCGATGCTTCTATACACAACCGTGCATATATATGTTAGAAAACTCACTGTTTGGTCACCCTCCTTGTCTTGATTCCCAACAGAGAAGAGGATCTTCAACGCTGTCCCTAGACCCTGAACCTGAAGCTTCCCCCAAAGCCGACATTTTTCACAACCTACACAATCCATCAGTGCACTACAAAACACATACATAACTTACTTAGCTAGCCGACATATTAAGCTCTATGAGTGTGTCTCGAGAAAAATAAGGCGAACCTTATGTTCCTGAATTGTTTCTGAATCTGCTGTTTCAATTCAGGTCCACCTTGACCTTGCCAGAGCTTAGCTTCATCAAACGGAACAGGACACGCTGTTTGGAGTTTCGGACTGTACAACAATTGCTTAATCAAAGACTGTGTTTTCAGATCTTCCGCATGGTTCCCAGTGTCATACTCTGCTTGCTCTAAGTACGCTGTTGCCTATACACGTTGCAAGAGTCAGTAAGCTTGTTCAGATTCGGCATGTAAAAGACCGACATGAAGAGAAGTTTAACTCACTTTAGTTACAGCACGTAGGACAAATAGATACGTGAAGTACATGTTTCTGACACGGTCCGGATGTCTCAGAATTCGATCATACATCAGCTCGATGTTCTGTCCCCACTGCATTTCAAAGCAAAACATGTCACAGTCATCACTCAGCAAGAAGAGATACAATATCAGAAACACACAAACCTGGTTGCGTGACTCGTCAAGAAGATAATCACCAGCTATGTGCATGGATATTGAAGAATGAAGACCTGATATCAATTTGTACAAAACCTTTTTCTCTGGACATGTCTCTCCAGATGAATCTGCAGAAACCCATCACATTGACCCATATTTATAGCAGCCTCAAAATCCGATTTTCTTATTCTTTAggatttttagtatttttaggaTCTTTAGGATCCTTTAGAGCAACATCCAATGACCAAACAGTGAGTTTTAGGATTTTCTTAGCCTCAAAATccgattttcttaaaattttccTAATCCTATAAAGTTTTTTTACTGGTGCATAGAGATTTAAGACACATCCAGATGCAACAAAAACGAATAGAGAAGGAGAAACTCACATTTTGGGCAGTTCTCTGAGTATATAGAGTCCCAAATCCTTCTAGCAGAAGGTCCAGTGTAACCAGTAAACCTCTCAGGGTTTAGTTGAAGATTTACATAAGTCATCTCACCTGAACATTATAAGTCAATAACCAATCATCATCACACCTACATTGGTGCATCAAACTGTTTTAGTTTAAACTACATTACCTTTATCTGTGTCATCCTCATGCGTCCATGGATTATTAGTCTCCACCCAACCTCTGAACGCTATGTTATCTATAGTACGGTCTACAGCAGCTTGAGGTTTGCCCTCTTGACAAATCAGATTATCCGAAGGAAGACCTGCGATGTTATACGGTCTTTTGAAAGGTTCAGGGAACTCGTTCTCTGGACATTCGCAGACACTGCAATCACGTAAACGACACATCCCATCGTCTGGCCAGAACGGGCAGTCACACCACAGTTTGACCTTAAAGTAACGGAAGAATGGAGTCGTAACGAGATCTTGAAGCAGAGGATTCAAAACCTCACTGTTGAGATTATCCACTGTTTCGTAGTCACAGCAACAGTCCTCAACCATGCCTTTGTATTTACCACTTCCCTATGTATATATACCAACAATGTCATAAAAAAGAttcagtttttttatttattatttttgaatcc belongs to Brassica rapa cultivar Chiifu-401-42 chromosome A07, CAAS_Brap_v3.01, whole genome shotgun sequence and includes:
- the LOC103831735 gene encoding endoplasmic reticulum oxidoreductin-1; this translates as MGKGAIKEGESERKRQTWRWPLAALVVVLLAVAVSSRTASNVGSLFTDRNSCSCSLQGSGKYKGMVEDCCCDYETVDNLNSEVLNPLLQDLVTTPFFRYFKVKLWCDCPFWPDDGMCRLRDCSVCECPENEFPEPFKRPYNIAGLPSDNLICQEGKPQAAVDRTIDNIAFRGWVETNNPWTHEDDTDKGEMTYVNLQLNPERFTGYTGPSARRIWDSIYSENCPKYSSGETCPEKKVLYKLISGLHSSISMHIAGDYLLDESRNQWGQNIELMYDRILRHPDRVRNMYFTYLFVLRAVTKATAYLEQAEYDTGNHAEDLKTQSLIKQLLYSPKLQTACPVPFDEAKLWQGQGGPELKQQIQKQFRNISALMDCVGCEKCRLWGKLQVQGLGTALKILFSVGNQDKEGDQTLQLQRNEVIALVNLLNRLSESVKMVHDMGPDVERLMEDQIAKASAKPGRLRRVLDLAFSFW